The region TTTCACCGGAATCGGTGCCCTGTGCTGGCTACCCGATGTCGGGCGCTGGGCAAGGACCGTCGCCGAATTGCTGCGCCCGGGTGGCAGGCTCTTCCTGCGCGAGGGGCACCCCATTCTGCTGGCCTTCGACGAACAGCAAACCGACGAATGGGTGCTCCGCTACTCGTATTTCGAGCGGCCGGAACCGGAAACCTTCGACGCGCCAGGAACATACGCCGACGCCGAAGCCGAGTTCGGTCACAACCGGGCCAGCGACTGGAGCCACGGAATCGGAGACGTCATCACCGCCGTTCTCGATGCCGGTTTGGAGCTCACCATGTTCGTCGAACACGACTCCGTGCCATGGGAAGCCCTTCCCGGCCGGATGTGGAGCGATGACGGTGAATGGCGCCTCATCGAGCACCCCGAGCGGCTCCCGCTGAGCTACACGTTGCAGGCCATCAAGCGCTAAAACACCTCGGATTCGAGCCGCCGCAGGTGTTCTCGCGGCGGACCGAGCAGCTGTGCGCTGCCGTGCGCCCGCTTGAAGTAGAGCTGGATGTCGTGCTCCCAGGTGATCGCGATGCCGCCGTGCATCTGCACCGCTTCGGCGGCCACCTTCGAAAACGCCTCGCTCGCCGACACCCGCGCCAGTGCCGCCGACGTCGGTGACGGCGCGGCGATCGCATCGTTGACGACCGCACGCGCGGACTGCACGGCCACATACAGGTCGGCCATCCGGTGCTTGAGCGCCTGGAAACTGCCGATCGGACGGCCGAACTGAACGCGGTTCTTGCTGTATTCGACGGTCAGGTCCAGACATTTGGCGGCGGCGCCGATCTGCTCGGCGGCCAGCAGAATCGCGGCGGTGTCGGCCAACCCGGGGTCCGTTCCGATGCCGGTCGTCTCTGAGGGTTCGACCCGCGCGAGGCGACGCGTCGGATCCATCGACTCGACACGCTGAGCGGTGAAGCTCGTCCAGCGCGTCAGGGTGGCGCCGTCGGCCGCCACCACCACGTCCGCGACGTCGCCGTTGACCACGTAGTCCGGATCGAACACGACCGTCCCGATCGAGGCGCCCTCGGCCAGCCGCTCCAACGTGTCCGTGTCGGGTTCGTCGACGGCCAGCAACGCGAGCTCGGCGAGCGTGGTGGCAAGCAGCGGCGTCGGTACCAGCGCCTTGCCGAGTTCCTCGAGCACCACCGCGGCATCGGCAAGCTCGCCGCCGGCGCCGCCCAGTTCCTCGGGAACCACCAGCGCGGCAGCACCGACCTGCTCGCACAACAACTTCCACAGCGACTCGTCATAGCCGCGTTCGGAGACCATCGCTTCGCGCACGGCCGGCGGGGATGCGTGCTTGTCGACCAGCGACGCGACGGTCCCGCGCAGCAGTTCGCGTTCCTCACTCATCAGAGGGCCTCCAGAAGTCTCCGCCGATGCACTGTCGGATCGCCCCACGCCGAGCGCAACGCCTGCACCCGCAGCAGCCACAGCGACAGGTCGTGCTCCTGGGTGAATCCGATTGCGCCGTGAGTTTGTAGCGCCGAGCGGGCCGCCAGCAGGCCCGCGTCGGACGCGGCCACCTTGGCGGCGCTGACGTCACGCGCGGTGTCGGCCGAGTCGTCGCCCAGCGACAGCGCCGCGCCGTACACCAACGGCCGCGCCAGCTCCAGCGCGATGTGCACGTCGGCCAGCTTGTGTTTGATCGCCTGGTAGGTCCCGATCGGCTTGCCGAATTGGCTTCGCTGCTTGGCGTATTCGACCGAGGCGTCGAGCAGCGCCTGGCCGGCGCCGACCAGTTGCGCGGCGGTGGCGAGCACGCCGAACTCGTAGGCCCGAGCCACATCGGCCGCCCACCGGTCACCGGCACCGATGACGTCGAACAGCTTTCGGCTCGGGTCGACGGACTCCTGTTGCGCTGTCGCGACGCCACCGCGCACTTCACCGTCGTCGGCCACCAGGATCAGACCCGCCGAGTCCGCATCCACCGCACGCGGCACTTGCGGCGGCAGCGCGACTGTTGCGATCACCTCACCAGCGGCCAGCGCGCTCGACCGTTCGTCGTCGGCGAGCAGAACCGGCGCCACCGCAATGGATTCCGCGACGGGCCCCGGCACACACCAATGACCCAAGCGTTCCATCGCAACCACCAGGTCGACGGGGTGAGCCTCGATGCCGTCGTGCTTCTCGGGCACCGCCAGCGCCGTGACGCCGAGGTCGGCCAGTTGTGCCCACACCTTTCGGCCCGGGGCGGTGTCGCCTGCGGCCCATGCCCGCACGGCGGCAGGCAGGTCGGCGGCGCCCAATGCGGCGTCGATGCTCGCCGCGAAATCGCGTTGCTGGTCGTCAAGATCGAATCTCATCATTACTTCCGCGGTAGGCCCAGCAGGCGCTCGGCGATGATGTTGCGCTGAATCTCGTTGGTGCCCGCGTAGATCGGCCCGCCGAGGGCAAACAGTAGGCCGTCGGTCCACGAGTCGACCAGTTCGCCGTCAGCACCCCGCAAGTCCAATGCGGTCTGATGCAGCGCGACGTCGAGTTCCGACCAGAACACCTTGGTCACGGACGACTCGGCTCCGAGTTCACCGCCCGCCGCTACCCGCGTCACCGTCCCGAACGTATGCAGCCGGTAAGCCTGCGCCTTGATCCAGGCGTCCGCGACCCGATCCGCATACGCGGGGTCAGGATTCGACTTCCACTGCTGTACCAGTCGTTCCGCCGGTGCGAGGAAGCGTGCCGGGCTGCGCAGCGACATGCCGCGCTCATTGCTTGACGTGCTCATGGCGGCCCGCCAGCCGTCGTGCACGCCACCGATCACGTCGTTGTCGGGAACGAAGACGTCGTCGAGGAAGATCTCGCCGAAGCCGGTGTCGCCGCCCAATTGCGCGATCGGGCGCACGGTGACGCCGTCGGCCTTGAGGTCGAACATGAAGTAGGTCAGCCCCTTGTGGCGTTCGGCCTCGGGGTCGGAGCGGAACAATCCGAATGCGCGCTCTCCGAACGGGGCTCGCGAGCTCCAGATCTTCTGCCCGTTGAGCAGCCAGCCACCGTCGGTCCTCGTCGCCGTCGACCGCAGTGACGCCAGGTCGCTGCCGGACTCCGGTTCCGACCACGCCTGCGCCCAGATCTCCTCGCCGCTGGCCATCTTCGGCAGCACCCGATCCAACTGCTCCTCGGTGCCGTGGGCGAACAGCGTCGGCGCCAACATCGACGTGCCATTGGCACTGGCCCGCCCCGGCGCGCCCGCGCGGAAGTACTCCTCCTCGAAGACGACCCACTGCAGCAGGGTGGCGTCGCGGCCGCCATACTTCTCCGGCCAGGTGATCACCGACAGCCCGGCGTCGAAAAGCACCTTGTCCCAACGCCGGTGCTGTTCGAAACCCTCTGCCGTGTCATACGACTTCGTCGGGAACGAATCCCTGTTGGCGGCCAGAAATTCGCGCACCTCGGCCTGAATGGCCAGTGTCGCGTCGTCAAAGTGCAGGTCCATCAAACTCTTTCCCTCAACAGCGGCTTGACCACCTTGCCGCCCGGATTGCGTGGCAACGCGTCGAGAAACTCCACCGACTGCGGCGTCTTGAACTTGGCCAGATGCTCACGGGTATAGGCGATCACGGTTTCCTCGTCCAGCGCCGCACCGGGCTTGACCACCACGAAGGCCTTGCCGACTTCGCCGAGGCGCTCGTCGGGCACCCCGATGACGGCCGATTCGGCGACCCCGTCCAGCCGCGCCAGCACCTGCTCGACCTCAGCGGGGTAGACGTTGAACCCACCGCTGATGTACATGTCCTTCAGCCGGTCGGTGATGCTGAGATTGCCTGCCTCGTCGAGCTTTCCGACGTCACCGGTGTGCAGCCAGCCATCGGCATCGATGGCCGCGGCGGTGGCCTCTGGATCATCGAGGTAGCCCAGCATCACGTTCGGGCCGCGCAGCAGCACCTCGTCCTGGTCACCGATACGCAACTCGAAATCCGCGATCGGCCTGCCGCAGGTGGTGGCGACGGTCACGGGATCGTCGTCGGCGCTGCACATGGTGCCGAACCCGTTGGCCTCGGTCAGACCGTATGCGGTGAGCACGATGTCGAAATCCAGTTCGCTCTGCATCCGCTCGATCAGCACGACGGGGACCACCGCCGCGCCGGTCACCGCGAACCGCAGCGAGGTCAGGTCGTAATCGCCGCGCTTGGGGTGGTCGAGCAGCACCTGGTAGATGGTGGGCGGTCCGGGCAGCACGGTGATGCGGTGCTCCTGAACGGCTTTCATCGCTTGTTCGGGATCGAAGGTCAGCTGCGGGATCAGGGTGGCGCCGGTCTGCAGGCAGGCCAGGATCCCGGCCTTGTAGCCGAAGTTGTGGAAGAACGGGTTGATGCAGAGGTAGCGGTCGTCGCTGGTGATCTGGCCGCACTCGGCCCACGCCGCCGAACCGGCCAGCGACTGCCGATGCGCGCAGAGCGCGCCCTTGCTGCGGCCGGTGGTGCCGGACGTGAACAGGATGTCGGAGACGTCGTCCGGCGTGACGGCGGCAGCGCGGGCGTCGGCCGCGGCGACGTCGGTCCCGTGGGCCATGAACTCATCCCACGTCCCGTCGGCCTTCTCGATCGGGATCCGGACGATGTGGCGGAGGTGTGGCAGGGCGTCGCGGTTCAGCGATGCGGCCTTGTCGGCGCCGAGGAACTCGCCGGCCGCGAACAGCAGCGGTGCGCCGGTGCGGACGAGAATGTCGCCGGCCTCGCTGGCGGTGTAGCGGGTGTTCAGCGGGACCAGCACGCCGCCGGCGTAGGTGGTGGCGAGGCATGCCACTACCCAGTGCCACGTGTTGGGCGACCAGATCGCGACCCGGTCCCCGGCGCCGACGCCCAGGTCGATCATCGCCGCGGCGGCCCGACGGACCTCGTCGCGCAATTCGCCGTAGGTCAGCCGCCGATTGGGGGTGACCAGGGCGGCATGTTCGGAGAATTGGTCGGCAATCCGGTCCAGGACCTGCGGAATGGTCCTTCGATCGTCGCCCATTGATGCTCCTCTAACAAAGCAAGTGCTTGGTAGGTTAGCCTACAGGGGTGATAGAGGTCGAGGAGTTCAGGGCCGAGGTCCGCGACTGGCTCGCCGAGAACCTCGTCGGCGAATTCGCCGCGCTCAAGGGGCTCGGGGCGCCTGGGCGCGAGGACGAGGCCTTCGAGGAACGCCGCGCCTGGAACCAGAAGTTGGCCGCCGCCGGGCTGACCTGTTTGGGTTGGCCGGTCGAATACGGCGGGCGCGGCCTGACGGTCGCGCATCGCGTCGCGTTCTACGAGGAGTACGCCCGCGCGGACGCGCCGCACAAGGTCAACCACTTCGGTGAGGAACTGCTCGGCCCGACGCTGATCGCGTTCGGCACCGAGGAGCAGAAGAAGCGCTTCCTGCCCAAGATCCTCGACGTCACCGAGTTGTGGTGCCAGGGCTACTCGGAGCCCGGTGCGGGCAGCGACCTGGCCAATGTCTCGACGACGGCCGAACTCGACGGCGACCAGTGGGTGATCAACGGCCAGAAGGTGTGGACGTCGATGGCGCACCTGTCGCAGTGGTGCTTCGTGGTGGCCCGCACCGAGAAGGGCTCAAAACGCCACGCCGGACTGTCGTATCTGCTGGTGCCGCTCGACCAGCCCGGCGTCGAGATCCGGCCGATCGTGCAGTTGACCGGAACGGCTGATTTCAACGAGGTGTTCTTCGACGACGCCCGCACCGACGCCGACCTCGTGGTGGGTGAGCCCGGTGACGGCTGGCGGATCGCGATGGGAACGCTGACGTTTGAGCGCGGGGTTTCGACGCTCGGTCAGCAGATCCGTTATGCGCGTGAGCATTCCAATCTGGTCGAGCTCGCCAAGCGCACCGGGGCAGACGGCGACCCGCTGATCCGCGAGCGGCTGACACGGTCGTGGGTCGGGCTGCGGACGATGCGGTCGTATGCGCTGGCGACGATGGATGTAGAGCAGCCGGGGCAAGATAACGTCTCGAAGTTGTTGTGGGCCAACTGGCATCGCGACCTCGGCGAGTTGGCGATGGACATCATCGGCAAGGCCGGGCTGGTGGCCAAGGACGGCGAGTTCGATGTCTGGCAGCACCTGTATCTGTTCACCCGCGCTGACACCATCTACGGCGGGTCCAACGAGATCCAGCGCAACATCATCGCCGAGCGGGTGCTCGGCCTACCGCGAGAGGTCAAGGGATGAGCCTGGCGGAAGCGCCGAAAGAGATTGACGGACACGGCCTTCTGACCGGAAAGGTCGTGGTGGTGACGGCTGCCGCCGGTACCGGCATCGGCTCGGCGGTGGCGCGTCGCGCACTCGCGGAAGGCGCCGACGTCATGGTGTCCGACCACCACGAGCGCAGGCTCGGCGAAACCCGCGACCAGCTCATCGAACTGGGGCTCGGCCGAGTCGAGAGCGTGGTGTGCGACGTCACCTCCACAGCACAGGTCGACGCGCTGATCGCCTCGACCACCGCACGCATGGGTCGCCTGGACGTGTTGGTCAACAATGCGGGTCTCGGTGGGACGACGCCGGTCATCGACATGACCGACGAGGAATGGGACCGCGTCCTCGACGTCACCCTGACCTCGACGATGCGGGCGACCCGCGCCGCGCTGCGATACTTCCGCGACGCCGGCCACGGCGGAGTGATCGTCAATAACGCCAGCGTGCTGGGCTGGCGCGCCCAGCACTCGCAGTCCCACTACGCGGCGGCGAAGGCGGGTGTGATGGCGCTGACCCGATGCAGCGCAATCGAAGCCGTCGAATACGGCGTGCGGATCAACGCCGTGTCGCCAAGCATCGCCCGGCACAAGTTCCTCGAGAAGACCAGTTCCTCGGAACTGCTGGACCGGCTTTCAGAGACCGAGGCCTTCGGCCGCGCCGCCGAACCGTGGGAGGTGGCCGCCACCATCGCGTTCCTCGCCAGCGACTACTCCAGTTACCTGACGGGCGAGGTCATCTCGGTGTCCAGCCAGCGCGCCTGACGCCGGATTTCTCCACGAAATCTTCACAAACGCCGCCGGGAAGCCCCACATCCGACACTTACAGTCGGATGTGTGAAGCGAATCCTGGTGGTCGAGGACGAGCCCACCATCCTGACCGCCGTCGCGTCCCGGTTACGCGCTGAGGAGTTCGTGGTCGAGACCGCTGTCGACGGACCGTCGGCGGTGGCCGCGGCCATGGCGTGCGCGCCTGACCTGGTGGTGCTCGACGTGATGCTGCCGGGATTCGATGGCCTCGAGGTGTGCAGGCGGATCCAGGCCGTGCACGCCATCCCGGTATTGATGTTGACTGCGCGCAGCGACGAGACCGACATGCTGGTCGGCCTCGGGGTCGGGGCCGACGATTACCTCACCAAGCCGTTCAGCATGCGCGAACTCGTCGCGAGGGTCCGGGTGCTGTTGCGCCGCATGGACCGCACCGGACCGGCCCAACCAATGTGGATCGGCGAGCACCGCATCGACTTGCAGAGCCGCAGGGTCCACAAAGGCGACGACGAAATCCACTTGACCCGAACGGAATTCGACCTCCTCGTGTTCTTGGCGGGCCGGGCAAGCGCGGCGGTCTCGCGCGACGCGCTGCTCGAACACGTGTGGGGCTGGGCATCCGGGGTGGAGAGCCGCACCGTCGACACTCACGTCAAGGCGCTACGGCGCAAGCTCGGCGCCGAACTCATCCGCACCGTGCACGGTGTCGGCTACGCGCTGGAGTTACCTCGATGAGTCGACTTGGTGCGGTGTGGGATCGGTTGCCGCGACCGTTGGACCCGTTTGCGTCGTTCAAGACGAAGACTGGTCTTCTCGTCGTGGGCGCCATCCTTCTCGTCGCGTTCATCGTCTGGGTCGGTGAGGGTTGGCGACTGCGTTACACACTGCTGGTGGCACTCGCCGCATCGCTGGTGCTCACCGGATTCCTCGCTCACGGGATGACATCGCCGCTGCGCGAGATGACCGCGGCCGCCCGTGCCATGGCGCGCGGCGACTACAGCGTGCGGGTCCGCGCGACGTCACGAGACGAAGTGGGCCAACTGGCCCAGGCCTACAACCAGATGGCGGCCGACCTCGGCGCGGCCGATGAGTATCGGCGCGGCCTGATCGCCAACGTCTCGCACGAACTGCTCACCCCGATCACGGCGTTGCAGGCGCTGCTGGAGAACGTCGTCGACGGCATCGCCGAACCCGACGACAAGACCATGCGGATGGCGCTGTCGCAGACCGAGCGACTCGGCGAGCTGGTGACCAATCTGCTCGACCTGTCCCGGCTCGAGGGCGGCGTAATCCCGTTGCAGCACAGCACGTTCAGCGTCAAGCAATTCCTCGAGGGGGCGATCGCGCACGTCCCCGCCGCAGATGACGGCGTGCCGGTCACCGTGGACGTGTCACCCCCGGACCT is a window of Mycobacterium sp. 3519A DNA encoding:
- a CDS encoding acyl-CoA dehydrogenase family protein produces the protein MDLHFDDATLAIQAEVREFLAANRDSFPTKSYDTAEGFEQHRRWDKVLFDAGLSVITWPEKYGGRDATLLQWVVFEEEYFRAGAPGRASANGTSMLAPTLFAHGTEEQLDRVLPKMASGEEIWAQAWSEPESGSDLASLRSTATRTDGGWLLNGQKIWSSRAPFGERAFGLFRSDPEAERHKGLTYFMFDLKADGVTVRPIAQLGGDTGFGEIFLDDVFVPDNDVIGGVHDGWRAAMSTSSNERGMSLRSPARFLAPAERLVQQWKSNPDPAYADRVADAWIKAQAYRLHTFGTVTRVAAGGELGAESSVTKVFWSELDVALHQTALDLRGADGELVDSWTDGLLFALGGPIYAGTNEIQRNIIAERLLGLPRK
- the ipdE1 gene encoding acyl-CoA dehydrogenase IpdE1 — protein: MIEVEEFRAEVRDWLAENLVGEFAALKGLGAPGREDEAFEERRAWNQKLAAAGLTCLGWPVEYGGRGLTVAHRVAFYEEYARADAPHKVNHFGEELLGPTLIAFGTEEQKKRFLPKILDVTELWCQGYSEPGAGSDLANVSTTAELDGDQWVINGQKVWTSMAHLSQWCFVVARTEKGSKRHAGLSYLLVPLDQPGVEIRPIVQLTGTADFNEVFFDDARTDADLVVGEPGDGWRIAMGTLTFERGVSTLGQQIRYAREHSNLVELAKRTGADGDPLIRERLTRSWVGLRTMRSYALATMDVEQPGQDNVSKLLWANWHRDLGELAMDIIGKAGLVAKDGEFDVWQHLYLFTRADTIYGGSNEIQRNIIAERVLGLPREVKG
- the fadD3 gene encoding 3-((3aS,4S,7aS)-7a-methyl-1,5-dioxo-octahydro-1H-inden-4-yl)propanoate--CoA ligase FadD3 encodes the protein MGDDRRTIPQVLDRIADQFSEHAALVTPNRRLTYGELRDEVRRAAAAMIDLGVGAGDRVAIWSPNTWHWVVACLATTYAGGVLVPLNTRYTASEAGDILVRTGAPLLFAAGEFLGADKAASLNRDALPHLRHIVRIPIEKADGTWDEFMAHGTDVAAADARAAAVTPDDVSDILFTSGTTGRSKGALCAHRQSLAGSAAWAECGQITSDDRYLCINPFFHNFGYKAGILACLQTGATLIPQLTFDPEQAMKAVQEHRITVLPGPPTIYQVLLDHPKRGDYDLTSLRFAVTGAAVVPVVLIERMQSELDFDIVLTAYGLTEANGFGTMCSADDDPVTVATTCGRPIADFELRIGDQDEVLLRGPNVMLGYLDDPEATAAAIDADGWLHTGDVGKLDEAGNLSITDRLKDMYISGGFNVYPAEVEQVLARLDGVAESAVIGVPDERLGEVGKAFVVVKPGAALDEETVIAYTREHLAKFKTPQSVEFLDALPRNPGGKVVKPLLRERV
- the ipdF gene encoding (5R,7aS)-5-hydroxy-7a-methyl-1-oxo-2,3,5,6,7,7a-hexahydro-1H-indene-carboxyl-CoA reductase, which codes for MSLAEAPKEIDGHGLLTGKVVVVTAAAGTGIGSAVARRALAEGADVMVSDHHERRLGETRDQLIELGLGRVESVVCDVTSTAQVDALIASTTARMGRLDVLVNNAGLGGTTPVIDMTDEEWDRVLDVTLTSTMRATRAALRYFRDAGHGGVIVNNASVLGWRAQHSQSHYAAAKAGVMALTRCSAIEAVEYGVRINAVSPSIARHKFLEKTSSSELLDRLSETEAFGRAAEPWEVAATIAFLASDYSSYLTGEVISVSSQRA
- a CDS encoding bifunctional 2-polyprenyl-6-hydroxyphenol methylase/3-demethylubiquinol 3-O-methyltransferase UbiG, coding for MSEDSGTMQRHDEHFAINKAWWNERAPAHAASEFYAVSQLIEERTRLSDVVRFDVPRLGDIKGQRGIHLQCHIGTDTVSLHRLGAEMTGLDFSSESLAIARRIAADAGADVTFVESDVYSAASAVAGGFDFVFTGIGALCWLPDVGRWARTVAELLRPGGRLFLREGHPILLAFDEQQTDEWVLRYSYFERPEPETFDAPGTYADAEAEFGHNRASDWSHGIGDVITAVLDAGLELTMFVEHDSVPWEALPGRMWSDDGEWRLIEHPERLPLSYTLQAIKR
- a CDS encoding HAMP domain-containing sensor histidine kinase, whose amino-acid sequence is MSRLGAVWDRLPRPLDPFASFKTKTGLLVVGAILLVAFIVWVGEGWRLRYTLLVALAASLVLTGFLAHGMTSPLREMTAAARAMARGDYSVRVRATSRDEVGQLAQAYNQMAADLGAADEYRRGLIANVSHELLTPITALQALLENVVDGIAEPDDKTMRMALSQTERLGELVTNLLDLSRLEGGVIPLQHSTFSVKQFLEGAIAHVPAADDGVPVTVDVSPPDLIAVADQARLRQVIVNLVDNAIRHSPAGAAVGVTARAAQPAGLRLEVSDEGPGIPAAERERVFQRFTRGATSAGGTGLGLAIARWAVELHGGAIEVMDASSGCRIGVTIPATQEEAR
- a CDS encoding acyl-CoA dehydrogenase family protein; translated protein: MRFDLDDQQRDFAASIDAALGAADLPAAVRAWAAGDTAPGRKVWAQLADLGVTALAVPEKHDGIEAHPVDLVVAMERLGHWCVPGPVAESIAVAPVLLADDERSSALAAGEVIATVALPPQVPRAVDADSAGLILVADDGEVRGGVATAQQESVDPSRKLFDVIGAGDRWAADVARAYEFGVLATAAQLVGAGQALLDASVEYAKQRSQFGKPIGTYQAIKHKLADVHIALELARPLVYGAALSLGDDSADTARDVSAAKVAASDAGLLAARSALQTHGAIGFTQEHDLSLWLLRVQALRSAWGDPTVHRRRLLEAL
- a CDS encoding response regulator transcription factor; translation: MKRILVVEDEPTILTAVASRLRAEEFVVETAVDGPSAVAAAMACAPDLVVLDVMLPGFDGLEVCRRIQAVHAIPVLMLTARSDETDMLVGLGVGADDYLTKPFSMRELVARVRVLLRRMDRTGPAQPMWIGEHRIDLQSRRVHKGDDEIHLTRTEFDLLVFLAGRASAAVSRDALLEHVWGWASGVESRTVDTHVKALRRKLGAELIRTVHGVGYALELPR
- a CDS encoding acyl-CoA dehydrogenase family protein; its protein translation is MSEERELLRGTVASLVDKHASPPAVREAMVSERGYDESLWKLLCEQVGAAALVVPEELGGAGGELADAAVVLEELGKALVPTPLLATTLAELALLAVDEPDTDTLERLAEGASIGTVVFDPDYVVNGDVADVVVAADGATLTRWTSFTAQRVESMDPTRRLARVEPSETTGIGTDPGLADTAAILLAAEQIGAAAKCLDLTVEYSKNRVQFGRPIGSFQALKHRMADLYVAVQSARAVVNDAIAAPSPTSAALARVSASEAFSKVAAEAVQMHGGIAITWEHDIQLYFKRAHGSAQLLGPPREHLRRLESEVF